Within the Dolichospermum compactum NIES-806 genome, the region TTGACTGACTAAAACCTGATAAGAATATTCAAAATCATCATTAGTAATCCTGATATCAGCCGGATTTGTCTGTCCTTGCGATCGAAAACGGCGAATAGCTTCTACAGCAGCCTGATTGGATAGCAATACTAAATCTGCACCATTCCAACCTTCCGTGACTTCAGACCAATAGGTTAAATTTACATCTAACAATGGTCGTCCCTGAGTATAGACTTGCAAAATATCTAAACGACTGGCTAAATCAGGTAAATCTACCTTTAGTTGTAAATCCAACCTTCCTGCCCGTAATAAAGCAGAATCAAGAGCATCAGGACGGTTTGTTGCCCCAATTACCAGAATACTTGCACCGACCTCTACACCATCCAACTCAGTAAGTAATTGCCCCACTACCCGGTTACTCACGCCAGAATCACCGCTGTAAGTTCCCCGTGCTGGGGCTAAAGTATCAATTTCATCAATGAATATGACACAGGGTTCTGCTTGTCGAGCCTTAGCAAATAATTCCCGCACTGCTTGTTCACTCGCACCTACCCAACGGGTCAGTAATTCCGGTCCATTGACACCAATAAAATTAGCCCTGGCCTGGGAAGCCACAGCCTTTGCTAATAAAGTTTTGCCAGTTCCCGGAGGACCCCATAGCAAAATCCCCTTGGGAGCAATAGCCTTAGTTTGTAGGTAAAGTTCTGGATAAAGTAGCGCCCCTTCTACAGATTCTCGCAGGGTTTGCTTAATATTCTCTAAACCACCAATATCATCCCAAGCAACTTGGGGAACTTCAACTTCCACACTGCGAAGTACAGCCGGTTTGATTTCCTTTAGTCCCTGTAAAAAATCAGTTTGAGTAACCGTCATGTTTTCTGGAGCTTGCACTTCTATAGAAGGAACTTGACGACGGAGGGCGGTGTAAGCAGCCTTTTGACAGACAGCTTTCAAATCAGCCCCCACAAATCCTACGGCCCGTTCAGCGATAAAATCGAGGTCAACCGTGTCATCCAAGGGCATGGAGCGGGTGAGAATTTGCAGAATTTCTTTGCGTCCGTTGATGTCGGGAATGCGAAACTGGACTTCCCGGTCAAATCGTCCCGGTCGTCGCAAGGCTGGGTCAAGGTGGTCAGGGCGGTTGGTAGCTGCGAGGACAATTACCCCTGGACTATGGGAAAAACCATCCATTAAGCCTAATAATTGGGCAACCAGACGCTTTTCAACTTCCCCTTCTACTGCACTGCGGTCTGGGGCGAGGCTATCAATTTCATCAATAAAAATAATACAGGGAGCATTTTTGGCGGCTTTTTCAAAAATACCGCGCAATCTTTGCTCCGCTTCACCGTAATATTTACTGATGACTTCGGGTCCGACAATAGCAATGTAGTTAACGCCCAGTTCCTCAGCTAAAGCCCGGGCTGTGAGGGTTTTACCGGTGCCCGGAGGACCAACTAATAATACGCCGTGGGTGGGTTCTAGTCCCAATTTTGCCAGTAGGTCAGGGCGTTTTAAGGGAATAGCAACCAGTTCTTTGAGTTCTTTGAGAATTTCGCTCAGTCCACCGATATCTTTAAGAGCAATACCTGAAGTAGGATCGGGAGGAACAACTGGATCTGAGGGACCTGCACCAGAAGCCGGGGGGGATTGAGTGTTCATCCGACTTGTACCCACGTCATTACCCATATTATTGCTACGAGGAATATTTCCTGTTCGGGGAATGTTGCTTAAAGGTCGGGAATTAAACTGGACATTGGTTTTGATTTCTCCGTTTTCTGCTTTTTCTTCTAAGGTTTTTACCAGTTCTAGTAACTGTTCAAATCCTTTGAATAAATCACTCATAACAGTCCTCCAAAAATTGATGCTAAACAGTTCATCTACTTAAAATAAAAGATTGGCAGCACCTTGAACTCTGGCAAGCGGTTCCACCGATCTGGGTAACTTAGGTAAGCGAATAATTGTTTGTTCGGGAAACAAACTACTATCAGTTGCCAGTTCTTGGCTGTAGCGATTTTGCACTACATAACGTTGTTGAATTTTCATTGTTTTCAACGTTTCTGTTAAGCGGATATGTTCAGCAATGATCGCTGCTTCTGCCTGAATTACACCCACAAATTGGGTATGACGTGGATCTTTTAATTTCTTTTGAGCTTGGACAACTTGTTGGCGCAGATGTCGCAACCGTCCCATAAAATCAACTCGACCTAAAACATTTTGATATTTCATCCACAGCTTAAATATCCAAGATAACCAATCCCCTAAGGCAGTTGGCATTTGTAAAAATTGCAGGAGATGACCTGTTGGTGCTGTATCTAAAATAATCAAATCTTGCTCGTTACTGTCTAATAAATCGAGGATGGTAATTAGGGATAACATCTCATCTATACCAGGTAAAGCTTGAGACATAATCTGTCGCCAAGCTTCTGGAAGATAAGCAATATTTACTGTTGTTTCAGTTTCTGTTCCTTCCCCACTAATCATATCCGCTAATTCCCAAAGGTAATCAGCACGGAATTGATCTAATATTTGGGCGGCATCAATTTCTTGTCCGCTTAGGTTAGGAGTTAATAATACAGGTTCATGTCCTAATTTTTGACCAAAAGCATCTCCTAATGAATGAGCAGGATCTATAGAAATCATGCGAATTTTTTTCTCAGGATAACGACTAGCTAAAGCCCAGCCCATTGCGGCAGAAACTGTGGTTTTGCCAACTCCTCCTTTACCACCAACAATAATTAGTTGACATCCTTCAGCTATAAAGTCACTAAAGCTGGGGGGAATTTTGCTTGGCCATTGGATTAGTGGCGGAGTTGCAAGTTCAACGCTATCAATTTTCTGCATTTGAGATGCGAGATTATCTAATGCAACTCCACCTAATGGTTGGATTTTCTGTTGAGGGACGATAAAAACGGGTTTATTTTGGGAAATTGTTAAGAATTTATTGATAAATTTTTGCTGTTCCGCATAGCGGTCTGGCTCTATATCTAAATCTGTCAAGATTCGATTAATTACTATTCCCGCATAGGGAACATCTAGAGTTTTTAAATTTCCTAAGAATCGCTCTGTTTCCGCAAAACACATTGGTTCAGAAACTGCGGCAACTAAACAACCTGTAAATGTATCATCTTGTAGTAGTCGTCTACTTTCTGATAATTGCAGTTTGAGATCGGCTAAAAAGTCATCTACTTCATCCCTTGTATAACCTCCTGTGAAAGTTTGTGTGATCACCTGATGTTTTTTCTGAAATAGTTCTAAAGAGTTTAAAATAACATCCAGAAAATCTTTCAGTCGTAACAAGTTTAATGTATGACCAGAAGGAGCCATATCAACTACTATCCGATCTACTTTTTTTTCAGCCAGTAAATATTGAATTTCTAGTAACCCCATTAATTCGTTTAAACCAGGCCAGTTTAAATCCCAAACAGGGGCTAAGTCTTCTCCGTCAGCTAAACTACCTCGCTCCACCAATAGTTCTAAAAATTGACTATATTTGGCTTTAAATTCTAACAACAGTTTTTGAGCGTCTAATGCCTGAACACTCAAATTAGGTAAATCTGTTAATGGTGAGGCATAATCTTTCACTTCTGAAAGTAATATATCACCTAAAGAATGTGCGGGATCTGTAGAAAGCAACAAAATTCTTTCTTCAGGGAATTGTCTTGCCCAATAACGAGCAAAACTACAAGAAATTGTAGTTTTACCAACTCCACCTTTACCGCTAAACATGACTAAATGAAGTGAGTCGTATTGATTCATAAAATGCTAAAAAAGTAAATAAAAGTTGGCAGAAATAATTAAATGAAGTGATAAGGAGGAATACCTTCTCCTAAAAATAGATCCCAACGAGGGCAAGTTTGCTGCCAAGTTAAAAATTGTTCTAAAAGTAAACTTTTATCCTGGTAATTGACTAAAAGGTAAATTCGTACTTCTTCTTCTTGTTCTTGAATAATAACGGGAATCTGATTGATTTTACTGATAAAATTAATCAAGATTTCTTTTTCCGATGCTTGGGCAAGAATAAAGTTTTTTTGCTTTTGATAGTGTTGCTTCTTAGCTAAAAAGTAATGTCTACCTGATTCTAAAACTGGCGATTCTTCTGCGATCATGCGAGGGATTAATTTTAGAATAAATTCGGTTTTACAATTGATTTTTTCTAGCTTATTTAGATATTCTTGCCCATAAGATTCTAGATGAGTTAGCAGGTTGTCTGTATTAGCAAAATAAGTTCCAAAACGTAATGGTAAAACTGTAATCTGCCGAAAAATATCACAAATAACTCGATCATGATCTATAGCCATCTGGACAATTTTTTCATCATTATCTTGAAATGAATCTAAAGATATTCCAGGCTCGACAATAGCTGAAAGTCCATTTCCATCAATTTGAATTACTGAAGTAGTAGAACCTTCTGGTAAATGCAAGGAAAAGCTAGGGGTTTTTAAAAAAGCATAAGTGTAAAGGTTTTCTAATTCCATATGTTTCACCTGTATAAAACTATTTTACGGTGGGAGTTAATAAGATTTGTCTTCATGCAAATACCAGATAAATTTAGTTATAAATTATTCAGTATTTACAATAGTAACTTATTGGTTATAATACTAGAAAATATTCAGGTTTTATCATGAAAAGCTTTCGTCATCGTAGTATTATTAGAGCTAAAATCAGCACGATGCCACGACATATATCTGAGGCATCTAGTCAATTAGAACTTTATAAGATGGTAGCTGAGAAACAACGTATTAGCAAAGAATTATCTTCTATTAAAGAACGAATGACTACGCTTCAAAAACGGTTAGATTCTCTCAATAATGATATAGATAACACAGAGAAAAAGATTCATAAATTGCGTCAACCTCACTCCAGCACAGCTCCAAATATGGTGCGTTCAAAGAATGTTGTTGAATCCAATAACTACCAGACTTTTGAGATTGAATATTAAAATATAGAATCTTGATGAATTTGGTAGAAATGAACACATTAAATCAAAATTATTACCCGCAAAAGCGGGTTTTTTATTATCACCTTAGACGCTATTTAAGTATTGCAATAAGTCTGTTGACGTTAAAAATTATTATTCCTGCGGTACTAGGGTAATAAGACGAGATCCTTGTCTCTATCAATTTCTGTTGTCAATTGAGGTTGTATAACAAAGTCTTCCTCTTGTTCTAATTCTAGTTGCAAGCGTGCTTCTTCTTCTGCCAATTTTAATTCTAAGAGGGCTTCCTCTTCCAAGGCTTGAATTTTCAAAAGAAGCTCCTCTTCTTGAATCTCGAAGTCCTCTTCAGAAATTTCGCCAATATCGAAAGAAAGCTGTAAGTTTAATAATTGTTTATGCAAATTTTCTTGAGCATCAAATTCAGTATTTGTACGCTCTTGGATCTGCTCACCAATCCAGACCAGTCCATTAAGTGGACCCATGATTGGCAATAGTAAAAGTTTCGTCAGCATAATAAAAACTCCTATGAAGCAAGCTGGGCAAATGTGTAGGGTGCGGTAAAATTGTTGTAGCGAATACGTAGGCGATCGCCAAATTTTCTATCAATAGCTTCGACTCGTTCGCTAAATACAGATTCTGTTTCCCAAGGAATTAAAAAAGCCGCATTGTAAATCATTTCTTCCGTCATCGGATCACTTTCTACAATCTCCTTAGCTAAAGGATGTAAGTTATTAAAGAACTCTTGAATGACCGTCTGTTTGCGAGCAGCTAAATTACTTTCAATTAATTGTCCGATTTGAATTATTTCTTCCATATTCAAATTTTTGCCTTCCATGTTGTCGCGCTGCTGCTTCAAATCATGATTAGACTCCATCATGGCTTGCAATTCTGATTTGCTATCCCAAAGAATCTTAATGCTTACCTCTCTTTGTCCTGCCAGCTTTTGAAATAACTCATTTAATTGCTCTTTGTATGGTTCAATTAGTTGTTTTTGGATTGTCTCCCAATCTTTGACAACTAATCCAAACCGTAGAGGTAAAAGAACATGAAACCCTTCGTGCATTGCTTGTTCTAAAACTTTTTCATGAGTTAACAAATTACGACGGGAAGCCAAATATTTTTCTTGACAAGCATCTGAATATAAAAAACTAAAGCCATCAACTACCTGATTATGAACAGGTTGTTTATCCAATCCTTGAAGCTCAATATTTTCAGGAATTGGATCTGGAAAAATGCCGTACAAATAAAGACCAGTATTCATAAGCTGCAAAAAAATCAAACCTAAATTTACGACTGATAACGGGGAATTAAATTGGTTTTGATGTCAAAACTAACCTTAATTTGGCGTGAATAAGATCCAGTTGAGCCACACCTATATCTATTTCACCATCTACAACTATTCCGGTATTTAAAAGCCGATCTAATAACTCTAGGATCGAAGGGCGACTACCAGTTTCTCCTGGATAATAAGAACCAGAAGCTGGTAAAAGAGTACCAAACTCTCCTAAATTTATATTCAAATCTGCTGGATCAATGTCAAATATCTGGCACAAATTTAAAATTTGTTCCTCTAACTTTTGCAAACTTTCTGCGGTTCGTTCTAAGTCAGATTCACTGAGTAAATCCTCTTCCATGCGCCGAATTATTTGAGCTTCCATCAATTGGCGTATCAATTCCAATACAGTCAATAATAAGGGTGCTAAACCCGTTTCATTATTAGATTTCTTTTTAGGAGAGGTGTTTAGAAATTCGCTAGAGTTTTCAACTGGAGTGACGCTGAGGAAATCGTTGGAGCTTTCAACTGGAGTGTAGACCATTTTTATGATGCCACATAAAGGTTTAAATTTCTTTGATGTAATTTAATCATTAAAATCGCCAGAGTTCCAGTGTTTATCAATTGGATATGGATAACTCCTAAATTTCAATTAATTAGACATCAAGTTGAGAATCTATCGGCAATGGAATACTTTCTTCATGGGTTTGATCAGGATTATCTTCAGTATTCTCTACTAACGGAATTTGCTCTTTTACTTTGGCTGCTGTTAGTAAATTTAGCTGTGATTCTAAGCTCTCTAGGCGATTCTGAAGTTGCTGATTTTCTTCAACTAAACGTTGAGCTTTGCTACTGAGATAAGGGTCTGTTTCCCACCAATTGATACCCATTTCTTTGGCTTTATCCACGGAAGCAATTAACAAGCGAATCCGAATGTGTATAAGTTCTGTGGAGGCAATAGAGATAGAAATATCGCCAGCAATGACAATTCCTTTATCTAAAACCCTTTCGAGAATGTCCGCTAAAGTCGAACCCTGGGTAGATGTGTTAATAGCT harbors:
- a CDS encoding AAA family ATPase, which gives rise to MSDLFKGFEQLLELVKTLEEKAENGEIKTNVQFNSRPLSNIPRTGNIPRSNNMGNDVGTSRMNTQSPPASGAGPSDPVVPPDPTSGIALKDIGGLSEILKELKELVAIPLKRPDLLAKLGLEPTHGVLLVGPPGTGKTLTARALAEELGVNYIAIVGPEVISKYYGEAEQRLRGIFEKAAKNAPCIIFIDEIDSLAPDRSAVEGEVEKRLVAQLLGLMDGFSHSPGVIVLAATNRPDHLDPALRRPGRFDREVQFRIPDINGRKEILQILTRSMPLDDTVDLDFIAERAVGFVGADLKAVCQKAAYTALRRQVPSIEVQAPENMTVTQTDFLQGLKEIKPAVLRSVEVEVPQVAWDDIGGLENIKQTLRESVEGALLYPELYLQTKAIAPKGILLWGPPGTGKTLLAKAVASQARANFIGVNGPELLTRWVGASEQAVRELFAKARQAEPCVIFIDEIDTLAPARGTYSGDSGVSNRVVGQLLTELDGVEVGASILVIGATNRPDALDSALLRAGRLDLQLKVDLPDLASRLDILQVYTQGRPLLDVNLTYWSEVTEGWNGADLVLLSNQAAVEAIRRFRSQGQTNPADIRITNDDFEYSYQVLVSQRHA
- a CDS encoding ArsA family ATPase, which produces MNQYDSLHLVMFSGKGGVGKTTISCSFARYWARQFPEERILLLSTDPAHSLGDILLSEVKDYASPLTDLPNLSVQALDAQKLLLEFKAKYSQFLELLVERGSLADGEDLAPVWDLNWPGLNELMGLLEIQYLLAEKKVDRIVVDMAPSGHTLNLLRLKDFLDVILNSLELFQKKHQVITQTFTGGYTRDEVDDFLADLKLQLSESRRLLQDDTFTGCLVAAVSEPMCFAETERFLGNLKTLDVPYAGIVINRILTDLDIEPDRYAEQQKFINKFLTISQNKPVFIVPQQKIQPLGGVALDNLASQMQKIDSVELATPPLIQWPSKIPPSFSDFIAEGCQLIIVGGKGGVGKTTVSAAMGWALASRYPEKKIRMISIDPAHSLGDAFGQKLGHEPVLLTPNLSGQEIDAAQILDQFRADYLWELADMISGEGTETETTVNIAYLPEAWRQIMSQALPGIDEMLSLITILDLLDSNEQDLIILDTAPTGHLLQFLQMPTALGDWLSWIFKLWMKYQNVLGRVDFMGRLRHLRQQVVQAQKKLKDPRHTQFVGVIQAEAAIIAEHIRLTETLKTMKIQQRYVVQNRYSQELATDSSLFPEQTIIRLPKLPRSVEPLARVQGAANLLF
- a CDS encoding GvpL/GvpF family gas vesicle protein — encoded protein: MELENLYTYAFLKTPSFSLHLPEGSTTSVIQIDGNGLSAIVEPGISLDSFQDNDEKIVQMAIDHDRVICDIFRQITVLPLRFGTYFANTDNLLTHLESYGQEYLNKLEKINCKTEFILKLIPRMIAEESPVLESGRHYFLAKKQHYQKQKNFILAQASEKEILINFISKINQIPVIIQEQEEEVRIYLLVNYQDKSLLLEQFLTWQQTCPRWDLFLGEGIPPYHFI
- a CDS encoding gas vesicle protein encodes the protein MKSFRHRSIIRAKISTMPRHISEASSQLELYKMVAEKQRISKELSSIKERMTTLQKRLDSLNNDIDNTEKKIHKLRQPHSSTAPNMVRSKNVVESNNYQTFEIEY
- a CDS encoding gas vesicle protein GvpG yields the protein MLTKLLLLPIMGPLNGLVWIGEQIQERTNTEFDAQENLHKQLLNLQLSFDIGEISEEDFEIQEEELLLKIQALEEEALLELKLAEEEARLQLELEQEEDFVIQPQLTTEIDRDKDLVLLP
- the gvpF gene encoding gas vesicle protein GvpF; amino-acid sequence: MNTGLYLYGIFPDPIPENIELQGLDKQPVHNQVVDGFSFLYSDACQEKYLASRRNLLTHEKVLEQAMHEGFHVLLPLRFGLVVKDWETIQKQLIEPYKEQLNELFQKLAGQREVSIKILWDSKSELQAMMESNHDLKQQRDNMEGKNLNMEEIIQIGQLIESNLAARKQTVIQEFFNNLHPLAKEIVESDPMTEEMIYNAAFLIPWETESVFSERVEAIDRKFGDRLRIRYNNFTAPYTFAQLAS
- a CDS encoding gas vesicle protein K, with the translated sequence MVYTPVESSNDFLSVTPVENSSEFLNTSPKKKSNNETGLAPLLLTVLELIRQLMEAQIIRRMEEDLLSESDLERTAESLQKLEEQILNLCQIFDIDPADLNINLGEFGTLLPASGSYYPGETGSRPSILELLDRLLNTGIVVDGEIDIGVAQLDLIHAKLRLVLTSKPI
- the gvpJ gene encoding gas vesicle protein — its product is MTSTPILPTRPQSNSSRAINTSTQGSTLADILERVLDKGIVIAGDISISIASTELIHIRIRLLIASVDKAKEMGINWWETDPYLSSKAQRLVEENQQLQNRLESLESQLNLLTAAKVKEQIPLVENTEDNPDQTHEESIPLPIDSQLDV